A window of the Chionomys nivalis chromosome 25, mChiNiv1.1, whole genome shotgun sequence genome harbors these coding sequences:
- the Bbs10 gene encoding Bardet-Biedl syndrome 10 protein, which yields MASPGSVTAALRVAEVLEAIANRCVGPEGGLVLCTKPTGEVLLSRDGGRLLEALHLEHPLARMIVACVSSHLKKTGDGAKTFVIFLCHLLRRLDAIREKDAFTPENIQTHERLWKNCSQWKSVSSALLTFQTQILDGIVDQYLSRHYLSVFSSSAKGRTLRRRSLESLLEAYFCGRVGRNNCRFISQLTCDYVLKCMACESGIEVFELMDSCFFELNVGVAGLPVSASRIVDGLVLHRDFSVYCPADGDIRMVMVTEALQPLLSSSKSELMLNSEAQFQASQCWIVERTEAVMKHLQSQNIKLLLSSVKQPDLVVYCARLHSISVVECVSAEEVSLIQRIACLPPCVLPRVTSQGEILHTTSVRFCKPLILRSKRYVHLGLMSTRVFIPHCVILCGPVPGLVEQHESALHGAFKMLRHLFTDLDLNYIIQTEDQGDSRPLASNSSRESHHLPEMGKYQDITVKNKNKSENTQTYLKVYSNLVASDTELEMPVPSSAQKETPIGASPTGDIRKCLSAERNWMIDGCELSIENNSTENPTAEDTRTEISHETVQVINNPGKGYTLLVIYKSLEACTSRGYCSSTIPAGCVLPVGGNFEILLHYYLLNYAKQCRQSAEATVCTLIAHALLGIPKILCKPQKGKASFPHTYIRSLHALQTGQPVVSGQSGLEPVAGKYQLLTSVLQCLAKILTIDFIINIKRQPQKTSDDDSEDEL from the exons ATGGCGTCCCCGGGGTCCGTGACCGCGGCGCTGCGGGTGGCTGAGGTGCTCGAAGCCATCGCGAACCGCTGCGTGGGGCCCGAGGGCGGGCTAGTGTTGTGTACGAAGCCCACCGGCGAGGTACTGCTTAGCCGGGATGGAGGCCGCCTCCTGGAGGCGCTGCACTTAGAGCATCCCTTAGCCAG GATGATAGTGGCGTGTGTTTCCAGTCACCTTAAAAAAACAGGAGATGGTGCTAAAACATTTGTTATTTTCCTTTGCCATTTACTCAGAAGACTTGATGcaatcagagaaaaagatgcaTTCACTCCTGAAAATATTCAAACCCATGAAAGGCTTTGGAAAAACTGTAGTCAGTGGAAATCTGTTTCCTCGGCTCTTCTAACGTTTCAGACACAAATACTAGACGGTATTGTGGACCAGTATTTAAGCAGGCACtatttgtctgtcttttcttcatctgCTAAAGGAAGAACACTGCGCAGGCGCTCTTTAGAGTCACTCCTAGAAGCATATTTTTGTGGACGAGTGGGACGAAAcaattgcagattcatttcacaGTTGACGTGTGACTACGTTCTCAAGTGCATGGCTTGCGAAAGTGGGATCGAAGTGTTTGAGCTGATGGACAGCTGTTTTTTCGAGCTGAATGTTGGTGTCGCAGGCCTTCCTGTTTCCGCTTCTAGAATTGTGGACGGCCTTGTGCTTCACCGAGACTTCTCTGTGTATTGCCCAGCAGATGGTGACATTAGGATGGTGATGGTCACAGAAGCCCTCCAGCCTCTGTTGTCATCGTCCAAATCAGAGTTGATGCTAAATTCGGAAGCGCAGTTTCAGGCGTCTCAGTGTTGGATCGTGGAGAGGACAGAGGCAGTAATGAAACATTTGCAAAGTCAGAATATAAAACTGCTCCTGTCCAGCGTGAAGCAGCCAGACCTGGTTGTTTACTGCGCAAGACTACATAGCATATCCGTGGTGGAGTGCGTATCGGCCGAAGAGGTTTCTCTCATCCAGAGGATCGCCTGCCTTCCTCCTTGTGTTCTGCCACGGGTCACTTCACAGGGTGAGATTTTGCATACGACTTCGGTGAGATTTTGTAAACCCCTCATCCTTAGGTCCAAAAGGTATGTTCATCTTGGCTTGATGAGCACACGTGTGTTTATACCTCACTGTGTGATCCTTTGTGGACCGGTTCCGGGTCTTGTTGAACAACATGAGAGTGCTTTGCATGGAGCGTTTAAGATGCTCCGGCACTTGTTTACCGACCTTGACCTAAATTACATTATACAAACCGAGGACCAGGGTGACTCCCGTCCTCTTGCTTCTAACAGTAGCAGAGAGAGTCATCACCTACCAGAAATGGGTAAGTATCAAGACATAACcgtaaagaacaaaaataaatcgGAAAACACTCAAACgtatttaaaagtatattcaaATCTGGTGGCTTCAGATACAGAATTAGAAATGCCTGTACCATCGTCCGCGCAGAAGGAGACACCCATAGGTGCGTCGCCAACAGGTGATATACGGAAGTGCTTGTCTGCAGAAAGAAACTGGATGATTGATGGCTGTGAACTGTCGATTGAGAATAATTCCACTGAAAACCCTACAGCAGAAGACACTAGAACAGAAATTTCTCATGAAACTGTACAGGTCATAAATAATCCTGGGAAAGGGTACACGTTGCTGGTGATATACAAGTCCCTAGAGGCATGTACTTCCCGGGGTTATTGTTCATCAACTATACCAGCGGGCTGTGTTCTGCCAGTGGGTGGTAATTTCGAGATCTTGTTGCATTACTATCTTCTCAACTATGCCAAGCAGTGTCGGCAATCAGCTGAAGCCACGGTCTGTACATTGATAGCTCATGCACTTTTAGGCATCCCTAAAATCCTTTGCAAGCCTCAGAAGGGAAAGGCCAGCTTTCCACACACGTACATTCGCTCTCTCCACGCACTGCAAACCGGTCAACCCGTGGTAAGTGGCCAGTCAGGACTGGAGCCAGTAGCTGGGAAGTACCAGTTACTAACTTCAGTTCTGCAGTGTTTGGCGAAAATACTAACCATTGATTTTATAATCAATATTAAGAGACAACCTCAGAAAACTAGTGATGACGATTCAGAAGATGAACTTTAA